Proteins from one Erysipelothrix larvae genomic window:
- a CDS encoding MBL fold metallo-hydrolase → MRVLKKSSFYQITFMNHLFPINCYVYEEEDSLTLIDIGTKRFTKHVLSLSKNLNKPVTRLVLTHPHRDHVAGLDYFCSSNQNPIDTFITKRDNYLLEGCFDLLDNETGPKIKGSSVKTSHKPNHFVSEGDKIGSLEVIMTPGHTPGSLSLLDRSNKVLIVGDLVQVQGGLSVAGDTRWLFPFVTMGTWSLSKCIETVEKILNYDFDYLCCGHGDVLENPKPQLERVLVRAKSKVREV, encoded by the coding sequence ATGAGAGTTTTGAAAAAATCATCATTTTATCAGATTACGTTTATGAACCATCTTTTTCCAATTAATTGTTATGTATATGAAGAAGAAGATAGCTTAACACTGATTGATATTGGGACAAAAAGATTTACCAAGCATGTTTTGTCACTCAGTAAAAATTTGAACAAACCGGTAACTCGACTTGTGTTAACACATCCTCATCGTGATCATGTGGCTGGGTTGGATTATTTTTGTTCATCAAATCAAAACCCAATCGATACATTCATAACCAAACGCGATAATTATCTTCTAGAGGGGTGCTTTGATTTACTTGATAATGAAACAGGCCCAAAGATAAAAGGAAGCAGTGTAAAAACCAGTCATAAACCCAATCATTTTGTAAGTGAGGGTGATAAAATCGGTTCACTCGAAGTAATTATGACACCGGGTCATACTCCCGGTTCGTTGTCGTTATTAGATCGATCAAATAAAGTACTTATTGTCGGTGATTTGGTACAAGTTCAAGGCGGATTGTCTGTTGCTGGAGATACACGTTGGCTTTTCCCGTTTGTTACGATGGGAACCTGGTCATTATCAAAATGTATTGAAACTGTAGAAAAAATACTAAACTATGACTTTGACTATTTATGCTGTGGTCATGGAGATGTACTTGAAAATCCAAAACCACAACTTGAAAGGGTATTAGTACGTGCAAAAAGTAAAGTACGTGAAGTATAA
- a CDS encoding ABC transporter permease yields MKKSIYTTLVLPCFILVTVVLIVPIVMIVIPSFTEGGLSLTHYITFLSDPFYQGILWRTLKLSVITTLICALFGIPTAYFISIQKKSVKSLLQALVMFPLLTNAVVRGFAWMNVLGRNGLINKFLMSLSLIEEPLSLMYTELAIVVGSVYLFLPLMITTLTSVMENIDSDLVNATLSLGAKPYQVFFKVIIPLCFSGILVGSVLVFTGTLSAYTTPSLLGGNQNMMLATLLYQQANQLSNWTNAGMISLIMIVLSLTVMKGMNRLSKRLDKRGYEHA; encoded by the coding sequence ATGAAGAAAAGCATCTATACAACTCTTGTATTACCATGCTTTATTTTGGTTACAGTTGTACTAATTGTACCCATTGTAATGATTGTAATCCCTTCTTTCACAGAAGGAGGATTATCACTCACTCATTATATTACGTTTTTGAGTGATCCATTTTACCAAGGAATTTTATGGAGAACACTCAAGCTCTCTGTGATCACAACGCTTATCTGTGCATTATTTGGAATACCTACTGCCTATTTCATTTCAATCCAAAAGAAATCGGTAAAAAGTTTACTTCAGGCGCTTGTCATGTTTCCCCTTCTTACAAACGCTGTAGTGCGTGGATTCGCGTGGATGAATGTTTTAGGAAGAAATGGATTAATCAATAAATTCTTAATGAGTTTATCTCTGATCGAAGAACCCCTTTCTCTGATGTATACTGAGCTTGCAATTGTGGTTGGTTCTGTCTATCTGTTTTTACCACTTATGATTACAACGTTAACATCGGTAATGGAGAACATTGACAGCGATCTTGTGAATGCGACCTTGAGTTTAGGTGCAAAACCATATCAAGTCTTCTTTAAAGTGATTATTCCATTATGTTTCTCAGGCATCTTAGTTGGTAGTGTTCTTGTATTTACTGGAACATTGAGCGCGTATACAACCCCTTCATTATTAGGGGGTAATCAAAATATGATGCTCGCTACTTTGTTATACCAACAAGCGAACCAATTATCCAATTGGACGAATGCCGGGATGATTTCACTCATCATGATTGTCTTATCATTAACAGTAATGAAAGGTATGAATCGACTCAGCAAACGGCTTGATAAGCGAGGTTATGAACATGCGTAA
- a CDS encoding ABC transporter permease, with the protein MRKNVGINSIALITLLFIGLPLIMIATTAFGEAAVIQFPIQGFTFKWFGDVLNTRSLMTSLWTSVRLAVIASMIGLMIGLPTSYALTKNNSKMSQRLLSFFLSPNLVPGIVMGFALFKTLTLTFRLTVWTSLILGHLMIVLPYTIRILAASMRELDPSIEEAARSLGCKPVETFIRVVIPNLKGSIFAALIMSFINSFNNLPVSLFLKGPGVNTLPAALMNHLEYNFNPTVSALSVILMVITFVMMLLIEKTIGLSEVR; encoded by the coding sequence ATGCGTAAAAACGTAGGAATAAACAGTATCGCACTCATCACTCTTTTATTTATTGGACTTCCTTTAATTATGATTGCAACTACAGCATTTGGAGAAGCTGCTGTTATTCAGTTTCCAATTCAAGGATTTACTTTTAAATGGTTTGGAGATGTACTAAATACCCGAAGCTTGATGACAAGTTTATGGACTAGTGTTCGCCTTGCAGTCATCGCATCGATGATTGGTTTGATGATTGGCTTACCAACAAGTTATGCCCTCACTAAAAATAACTCTAAGATGAGTCAGCGCCTCTTGTCATTCTTTCTATCACCAAACTTAGTACCTGGCATTGTGATGGGGTTTGCACTATTTAAAACATTAACCCTCACCTTTAGATTAACTGTATGGACATCGTTGATCTTAGGCCATCTCATGATTGTTTTGCCCTATACCATACGCATACTTGCAGCAAGCATGCGTGAACTTGATCCAAGCATTGAAGAAGCAGCACGCAGTTTAGGATGTAAACCAGTAGAAACGTTCATCCGGGTGGTGATTCCCAATCTAAAAGGATCTATCTTTGCAGCACTCATTATGTCATTTATCAATTCATTTAATAACTTACCCGTATCTTTATTCTTAAAGGGACCGGGCGTAAATACATTACCTGCTGCATTAATGAATCATTTGGAGTATAACTTCAACCCTACAGTAAGTGCTTTATCGGTAATTCTAATGGTGATTACCTTTGTGATGATGTTACTTATTGAAAAAACAATCGGCTTATCGGAGGTGCGTTAG
- a CDS encoding ABC transporter ATP-binding protein: MIKGQLKNISVSYNKKDLILKSLNLDIHEGELLSLLGPSGCGKSTTLRTIAGFLDVVDGSFILDGDDYTRKHIHDRDFGIVFQSYALFPHLNVFDNVAFGLKLRKMDKKTILEKVSRMLEICNLTGYENRVPQQLSGGQRQRVALARALVIEPKLLLLDEPLSNLDAQLRIQMRNEIKRIQRELNITTIFVTHDQEECFAISDRVAVMKDGIIEQLDCPETIYAQPKTEYVARFVGFENFIDPMKLPYDTQNHPNTLACIRPDDIKVTQTGWLKAEVMSHEYLGNRYQLVLNTELGMLKCIHTQRIEEASSILIDLPEHKICYVQEEK, encoded by the coding sequence ATGATAAAAGGTCAATTAAAAAATATCAGTGTCAGTTACAACAAGAAGGATTTAATCTTAAAGTCATTAAATCTTGACATCCATGAAGGAGAACTCTTATCACTTTTAGGCCCTTCGGGTTGTGGCAAATCTACAACCTTACGCACAATTGCTGGATTTCTAGATGTTGTAGATGGCAGTTTTATACTTGATGGTGACGATTACACACGCAAACATATTCATGATCGAGATTTTGGTATTGTATTTCAAAGTTACGCATTGTTCCCCCACCTTAATGTTTTTGACAATGTTGCATTTGGACTTAAACTTCGAAAAATGGACAAGAAAACCATTCTGGAGAAGGTATCCCGGATGCTTGAAATCTGTAATCTAACTGGATATGAGAACCGTGTGCCTCAACAACTTTCAGGTGGGCAACGTCAACGTGTTGCACTTGCCAGAGCTTTAGTGATTGAACCCAAACTCTTATTGTTGGATGAGCCTTTGAGTAATCTTGATGCACAGCTACGTATTCAGATGCGTAATGAAATTAAACGAATTCAACGTGAACTCAATATCACGACAATATTCGTAACTCATGATCAAGAGGAATGCTTTGCGATTAGCGATCGAGTTGCAGTTATGAAAGATGGGATTATTGAACAACTCGATTGTCCTGAAACTATCTATGCACAACCTAAAACGGAATATGTTGCTCGATTTGTGGGTTTTGAAAATTTCATTGATCCCATGAAATTGCCATATGATACACAAAACCACCCCAATACCCTAGCATGTATTCGCCCCGATGATATTAAAGTCACTCAAACAGGTTGGCTAAAAGCTGAAGTGATGAGTCATGAATACTTAGGGAATCGTTATCAACTTGTTTTAAATACTGAACTTGGAATGCTTAAATGCATCCACACTCAACGTATTGAGGAAGCAAGCTCAATACTTATTGATTTACCAGAGCATAAAATATGCTATGTACAGGAGGAAAAATGA
- a CDS encoding ABC transporter substrate-binding protein: MKKLGLGLIASLVLLSGCSTGNKDSETRELVISTWGLSEDVLMEDVYGPFEEAFNVKIVLDTGTTSERYTKLANDSNSTVDIIDLSQKAAADGYEAGLFEKLDYSKIPNAQDLIPSAKSLTETGFGPAYTINSIGIIYNPETVSIDIKEWSDLWDPSLKGRISIPDISTTFGPATIVMASDVKGVDIKSDNGAAAFSALEALKPNVLKTYSKSSDLAMMFANGEIDVAIVGDFGFPVIKNALDTVKYIVPASGTYANFNTVDINVNSKNKDLAYEFINFRLSVQQQLQNASAQTLNEAPVNSNVELSDEDAQNKTYGDIANRAKALDYSFINPLMSEWIDQYNRIMNQ; the protein is encoded by the coding sequence ATGAAAAAATTAGGATTAGGACTTATCGCTTCTTTAGTGCTTTTAAGCGGATGTAGTACTGGAAATAAAGATTCAGAAACGCGAGAACTTGTTATCTCAACATGGGGTTTAAGCGAAGACGTCTTAATGGAAGATGTGTATGGGCCTTTTGAAGAGGCATTCAATGTAAAAATTGTATTAGATACAGGGACTACATCTGAACGCTATACAAAGCTCGCAAATGATTCAAATTCGACAGTTGATATTATTGATTTATCGCAAAAAGCAGCAGCAGATGGTTATGAAGCTGGATTGTTTGAAAAACTTGACTACAGTAAAATACCAAATGCTCAAGATTTAATTCCAAGCGCAAAATCACTTACAGAAACTGGTTTTGGACCTGCTTATACAATCAATAGTATTGGAATTATTTACAACCCTGAAACTGTATCAATTGACATCAAAGAGTGGTCAGATTTATGGGACCCTTCACTAAAAGGCCGCATCTCTATTCCTGACATCTCTACAACATTTGGTCCAGCTACAATCGTGATGGCTAGTGATGTGAAAGGCGTGGATATTAAGAGTGATAACGGTGCTGCTGCTTTTAGCGCATTAGAAGCACTAAAACCGAACGTATTGAAAACATATTCAAAATCAAGTGACCTTGCAATGATGTTTGCAAATGGTGAAATTGATGTCGCAATTGTCGGTGATTTTGGATTCCCAGTTATAAAGAATGCTTTAGACACAGTTAAGTACATCGTTCCTGCTTCTGGAACTTATGCAAATTTCAACACTGTTGATATCAACGTGAACTCAAAGAATAAAGATTTAGCGTATGAGTTTATTAACTTCAGACTCAGTGTTCAACAACAACTTCAAAATGCTTCAGCACAAACCTTAAACGAAGCACCGGTAAATTCAAACGTTGAATTGTCTGATGAAGATGCCCAAAACAAAACATATGGTGACATTGCAAATCGTGCAAAGGCACTCGATTACAGCTTTATTAATCCATTAATGTCCGAATGGATTGACCAATATAACCGTATTATGAACCAATAA
- a CDS encoding adenine deaminase C-terminal domain-containing protein, translating to MITRFTNINVFNTSQRQFELLDVYIKDTIFYYIGNDIIPYDALVDGQGRYMIPGLIDSHMHIESSMTTPQEFSNTVLPLGTTTILADAHEVGNVFGYDGLVEYMNQTQRLDVFYAIPSSVPSTNPSLETTGGYVDETIVSKLALHPKVIALGEIMNFKDLTSDEDTLTKRIVSTFKEVKPNHPIEGHIPRISGLGLSKFIMQGIGSDHTQQTPQSLLEKTRNGLIIQLQEKSLNRALVETIIDYDLFNFVSLVTDDVMPDDLLNKGHLNHLIKKCISYGMKPVDAIYIATHTPAQRIQRFDRGMIAPGKIADAVILESLEHFEIYDVLKSGKSVNQLSKDPIPSFHEASLNSIKRAPLSYEDFVVTSSKAVETVRIMSREMGSTFTQEKHIQVPVKDGLLSWKECGLNLICVIERYGHNAPLKFGFVENGFDKPCALATSWAHDHHNILVMGNDIQKIVDAVNTIIVNQGGIICINDESVFAPLSYGGIVSLEPMDVLATKIEKIRDMMAKSGYISHNEIMSFCVLSLLVSPEIKISDKGYVNTTTQEILDWSV from the coding sequence ATGATTACACGTTTTACCAACATTAACGTTTTTAATACATCGCAACGGCAGTTTGAACTGCTTGATGTATATATTAAAGACACTATATTTTATTACATAGGGAATGACATCATTCCCTATGATGCTCTTGTAGATGGACAGGGTCGTTATATGATACCAGGTCTTATCGATTCCCACATGCACATCGAAAGTTCCATGACGACGCCACAAGAGTTCTCTAACACTGTGTTACCTTTAGGAACGACAACAATTCTCGCAGATGCTCATGAAGTGGGTAATGTTTTTGGCTATGATGGTTTAGTCGAATACATGAACCAGACGCAACGACTGGATGTGTTTTATGCCATCCCCTCTTCAGTTCCTTCCACAAATCCGTCACTGGAAACAACCGGTGGTTATGTAGATGAAACAATTGTATCAAAACTTGCATTGCATCCTAAAGTGATAGCTTTAGGTGAAATCATGAATTTTAAAGATCTTACTTCCGATGAAGATACACTTACGAAACGTATTGTATCTACCTTTAAAGAGGTAAAACCGAATCATCCAATTGAAGGACATATTCCACGCATTTCAGGACTGGGTCTATCAAAATTCATTATGCAAGGGATTGGTTCAGATCATACACAACAAACCCCACAATCACTGTTAGAGAAAACACGCAATGGTTTAATTATTCAGCTTCAAGAAAAATCATTGAATCGTGCATTGGTTGAGACCATCATTGACTATGATTTATTCAATTTTGTTTCGCTTGTCACAGATGATGTCATGCCTGATGACCTTCTTAATAAAGGTCACCTTAATCATCTGATAAAAAAATGCATTTCATATGGTATGAAACCTGTGGATGCGATATACATTGCAACCCACACACCAGCACAACGCATCCAACGCTTTGATCGTGGTATGATTGCTCCAGGGAAAATAGCAGACGCTGTGATACTGGAGTCACTCGAACACTTTGAAATTTATGATGTCCTTAAATCTGGGAAATCAGTCAATCAACTTTCCAAAGATCCGATACCCTCGTTTCATGAAGCTTCATTAAATTCAATCAAACGCGCTCCCCTATCTTACGAAGATTTTGTTGTTACATCATCTAAAGCAGTTGAGACAGTGCGTATCATGTCTCGTGAAATGGGATCTACCTTTACACAAGAAAAGCATATTCAAGTCCCAGTAAAAGACGGTTTATTATCATGGAAAGAGTGTGGATTGAACCTTATATGTGTCATTGAACGCTATGGACACAATGCACCACTCAAATTTGGATTTGTTGAAAATGGCTTTGATAAACCTTGTGCTCTGGCAACATCGTGGGCACATGATCATCACAACATCCTCGTTATGGGCAATGATATTCAAAAAATTGTAGACGCCGTAAATACTATCATTGTGAATCAAGGTGGAATCATTTGCATCAACGATGAATCAGTCTTCGCTCCTTTAAGTTATGGCGGGATTGTATCATTAGAACCAATGGATGTACTCGCAACTAAAATCGAAAAAATTCGAGATATGATGGCAAAATCAGGATATATCAGTCATAATGAAATCATGAGTTTCTGTGTTCTATCCTTGCTTGTATCACCAGAAATTAAAATTAGCGATAAAGGATATGTAAACACGACAACCCAAGAAATTCTAGATTGGAGTGTATAA
- a CDS encoding amidohydrolase, with product MKTFINTTIVTLDRFDTIIKHGYIRINSDQIIEMGPMDQWVPIVDETVHDMNNTIVMPGLINAHTHLGLIPLRSLKDDMPDRLRLFLFPMEQKYMSEQTVRDASLYGALESLLNGTTTLCDMYYYSNSVCEVLDEVGVRAFVGQTIVKDSQIDYQTQEAALNQTKALIRKWRQHPLITPMIAPHGTTTLSEEILIKIHDLSKQTDTKVMMHVSEMDYEMRAFLPMSPIEYLNSINMLDDNFIAVHVIHTNNKDIKLLAQTNTSVVSCPAANMKAGKGIVDVKSMIEHGICVGLGTDGPISGNTLDLMSTMRLTGYAQKTNNHDRALLSSKELLKMATINSAQLLGIDHLVGSLEINKKADLLFVDTTQSNMFPIHDVEATLVYQFQPQNVHTVIVNGVIQVSNHKLVNYDLNAIKKRIMPVLEQIASHTKNI from the coding sequence ATGAAAACCTTTATAAATACAACGATTGTGACATTGGATCGGTTTGATACCATTATTAAGCACGGATATATTCGAATTAATTCTGACCAAATTATCGAAATGGGACCCATGGATCAATGGGTTCCCATCGTCGATGAAACGGTTCATGACATGAATAATACGATTGTTATGCCTGGGCTGATCAATGCACACACCCATTTGGGATTAATTCCCCTTCGATCACTCAAAGATGATATGCCCGATCGTCTTCGATTGTTCCTATTCCCGATGGAACAGAAATATATGAGTGAGCAAACAGTTCGTGACGCATCACTTTATGGAGCGCTTGAATCCTTATTAAACGGTACGACGACACTGTGTGATATGTATTACTATTCAAATTCAGTGTGTGAAGTTTTAGATGAAGTGGGTGTCCGTGCATTTGTGGGACAGACTATTGTTAAGGATTCTCAAATTGATTATCAAACACAAGAGGCTGCCCTCAATCAGACAAAAGCACTCATTCGTAAGTGGCGTCAACATCCATTAATTACACCGATGATTGCGCCTCACGGTACAACAACCCTTAGTGAGGAAATCCTAATTAAAATCCATGATTTATCAAAACAAACAGATACAAAAGTTATGATGCATGTCTCAGAAATGGATTATGAAATGCGCGCATTTCTCCCTATGTCACCCATTGAATATTTAAATTCAATAAACATGCTTGATGATAACTTTATCGCAGTTCATGTGATTCATACAAATAACAAAGACATTAAATTACTCGCGCAAACAAACACGAGTGTCGTAAGTTGCCCTGCAGCTAATATGAAAGCAGGCAAAGGGATCGTTGATGTTAAATCAATGATTGAGCACGGTATATGTGTTGGTCTTGGTACAGATGGTCCGATTAGTGGCAATACACTGGATCTTATGAGTACCATGCGTCTTACAGGGTATGCTCAAAAAACAAATAATCATGATCGTGCTCTATTATCCAGTAAAGAACTATTAAAAATGGCGACAATAAATAGTGCTCAACTTTTGGGCATCGATCATTTAGTTGGATCACTTGAAATTAATAAAAAAGCGGACCTTTTATTTGTTGATACGACACAATCAAATATGTTTCCAATCCATGATGTTGAAGCAACACTTGTCTATCAATTCCAACCTCAAAACGTCCATACAGTGATTGTAAATGGTGTAATACAAGTCAGTAATCATAAACTTGTTAATTATGACCTTAATGCGATAAAAAAGAGAATCATGCCTGTACTCGAACAGATTGCATCCCATACAAAGAACATTTAA
- a CDS encoding DUF1361 domain-containing protein, whose translation MDIQSLFLAVLLINVFAYITIRFRPKIYHVSLYRPMVWNFKLSLLPFVILIAFLGLFFVMLYFYSVFSIRYFNYIAYGVFFVGLFIWLLILPNSGYLITELNLNHREQDEHEVPIWYDIVSILSFALSGIFNTLTNIVLVQLTIIVAIDPEVITKQGMLKLIGTAVIINLFVAIGVYMGRYIRFNSWDILHPIQFTKRLWKHFKQKGVLKDFVLFVLFHTAFFTIMYFVLGLHTTFTRLM comes from the coding sequence ATGGATATTCAATCATTATTTCTTGCAGTACTATTAATTAATGTATTTGCATACATCACCATTCGATTCAGACCAAAGATTTATCATGTATCACTGTATAGACCAATGGTATGGAACTTTAAGTTATCCCTCTTACCATTTGTGATTCTCATCGCATTTCTTGGTTTGTTTTTTGTAATGCTTTATTTCTATTCAGTGTTCTCAATACGCTACTTTAATTACATAGCTTATGGTGTATTCTTCGTTGGACTTTTTATTTGGCTTCTTATTTTACCTAACTCAGGTTATTTAATTACTGAACTGAACTTAAATCACCGTGAACAAGACGAACATGAAGTCCCTATTTGGTATGACATAGTATCGATTTTATCGTTTGCATTATCAGGTATCTTTAATACTCTTACAAACATCGTTCTTGTACAGCTTACTATTATTGTTGCAATTGACCCCGAAGTAATTACAAAACAGGGGATGCTTAAACTTATTGGGACTGCTGTTATTATCAATCTCTTTGTTGCAATCGGGGTTTACATGGGACGGTATATTCGATTTAACTCATGGGATATTCTACACCCCATTCAATTCACAAAACGCTTATGGAAACATTTTAAACAAAAAGGCGTCTTGAAGGATTTTGTATTGTTTGTCCTTTTCCACACAGCTTTCTTCACCATCATGTATTTTGTATTAGGATTGCATACAACCTTTACACGACTAATGTAG
- a CDS encoding DNA translocase FtsK: protein MAKSKSKSKKQQQQDLLRFVYGLIVILLAVVGMFELGWLGTILFGSFRVLFGQYPQVLFGIIIALTGALMISPKFVKKQPKRYIIALCLSTVAFLMILGFPQDQDLVGQQAFNSFFNSIRDVYSQRSAYAYGGIIGSVLYSISSFLIAREGTIVFVVLLILVIIALIFTPRKIMQSISTGSKHLVKGAKGVSKVAKKMVPVKDDNPDSQDDEYDPLDDLVQDHQSESLIKKMNPSHDSKNASLFIDYDEKPGKQMELELEDESQLAQDQTEMFDVQRHLNASNTQASTITQPITPPQNLPNTYENYRLPPKALLERSTGSRSNSNQGSAKEKGRRLIEVLKQFGIDAELINIHIGPAVTKFEVKPDSNVKISRISSIQDNIMMELAVKSLRIEAPIPGKSAVGIEIPNIEMVPVRMKDIVLQSTNFYESDNVWVALGKNLLGEPVSVALNKMPHLLVAGATGSGKSVCMNSIITSILLTKKPDELKLLLIDPKKVEFTAYANIPHLMAPVISDPMQATSALKLVVEEMDRRYDTFSKSGVRNITSFNEKVKTHHENSDMKPMPWIVVIIDELADLMAVAGKDVEVSIQRITQLARAAGIHLIVATQRPSVDVVTGIIKANIPSRIAFAVSSAVDSRTILDTTGAEKLLGYGDMLYIPMGEPNPTRVQGVYVSDEEVNSIASYASKQAAPQYSDSFISLDTGGGSSGFVATQDDPLYEEAILFVIKQQKASTSFLQRQYRIGYNRAASLIDAMEQEGIIGPPQGSKPREVRYRTIEEYEEANQSS, encoded by the coding sequence ATGGCAAAATCTAAATCAAAATCAAAAAAGCAACAACAACAAGACCTTTTACGATTCGTCTATGGACTAATCGTAATTTTACTTGCGGTTGTTGGGATGTTTGAGTTAGGTTGGCTTGGCACAATTTTATTTGGGTCGTTTAGAGTCCTATTTGGTCAATACCCTCAAGTGCTCTTTGGTATCATTATTGCTTTAACTGGTGCACTAATGATCAGCCCTAAATTTGTGAAGAAACAACCTAAACGATATATTATAGCTCTGTGCTTATCAACCGTTGCATTTTTGATGATATTAGGGTTTCCCCAAGATCAAGACTTAGTAGGGCAACAGGCCTTCAATAGCTTTTTTAATTCAATTCGTGATGTTTATTCTCAAAGAAGCGCTTATGCTTATGGTGGTATTATAGGATCGGTGCTGTATTCAATTTCAAGCTTTTTGATTGCTCGTGAAGGAACGATTGTTTTCGTTGTTTTATTAATCCTTGTCATTATTGCCTTAATCTTTACACCACGTAAAATCATGCAATCAATTTCAACTGGATCAAAGCATCTTGTTAAGGGTGCTAAGGGTGTTTCAAAAGTTGCTAAGAAAATGGTTCCCGTTAAAGATGACAATCCAGACTCACAAGATGATGAATATGATCCTTTGGATGATTTAGTTCAAGATCATCAATCTGAAAGTCTGATTAAAAAGATGAATCCAAGCCATGATTCTAAAAACGCATCATTATTTATCGATTATGATGAGAAGCCTGGAAAACAAATGGAACTTGAACTTGAAGATGAATCGCAACTTGCGCAAGATCAAACTGAAATGTTTGATGTGCAACGTCATTTGAATGCTTCAAATACACAAGCATCTACCATTACACAACCAATTACACCACCACAAAACTTACCGAATACTTATGAAAACTATCGACTTCCACCTAAGGCACTGCTTGAAAGATCTACTGGATCACGATCAAATTCGAATCAAGGATCTGCTAAAGAAAAAGGAAGACGACTTATTGAAGTGTTAAAACAATTTGGAATTGATGCAGAATTAATCAATATCCATATTGGCCCTGCGGTAACAAAGTTTGAAGTGAAACCTGATTCAAATGTGAAAATCAGTAGAATATCATCCATACAAGACAATATCATGATGGAACTTGCTGTAAAATCATTGCGTATTGAAGCACCAATTCCGGGTAAATCTGCAGTTGGTATTGAAATACCCAATATTGAGATGGTGCCAGTACGTATGAAAGATATTGTATTACAAAGCACCAACTTTTATGAATCGGATAATGTTTGGGTTGCTTTAGGAAAGAACTTGTTAGGGGAACCTGTTTCAGTTGCCTTAAATAAAATGCCACACTTATTGGTTGCAGGTGCAACTGGTAGTGGTAAATCAGTGTGTATGAATTCAATTATTACATCAATATTATTAACGAAAAAGCCGGATGAATTGAAATTATTATTAATTGATCCAAAGAAAGTGGAATTTACCGCGTATGCGAATATTCCACATCTCATGGCTCCTGTAATTTCAGATCCGATGCAAGCAACATCAGCATTGAAGTTGGTTGTTGAAGAGATGGATCGTCGTTACGACACATTCTCAAAATCCGGTGTACGTAATATCACAAGTTTTAATGAAAAAGTCAAAACACATCATGAAAATTCAGACATGAAACCCATGCCTTGGATTGTTGTAATCATTGATGAGCTTGCTGATTTGATGGCTGTTGCGGGTAAAGATGTTGAAGTTTCAATTCAACGGATAACCCAACTTGCTCGAGCAGCAGGGATTCATTTAATCGTCGCAACACAAAGACCATCCGTTGATGTCGTAACAGGAATTATTAAAGCCAACATTCCATCACGCATCGCATTTGCTGTATCCAGTGCAGTTGATTCACGTACCATTTTAGATACAACAGGTGCAGAAAAACTCCTTGGATATGGTGATATGCTTTACATCCCGATGGGAGAGCCCAATCCAACACGTGTTCAAGGGGTCTACGTATCTGATGAAGAGGTAAACTCAATTGCTTCGTATGCAAGTAAGCAAGCAGCACCCCAATATAGTGATTCCTTTATCTCACTTGACACAGGCGGGGGTTCTAGCGGCTTTGTAGCGACGCAAGATGACCCACTCTATGAGGAAGCTATCTTATTTGTAATTAAGCAACAAAAGGCTTCTACGTCGTTTCTACAACGGCAATATCGTATTGGATACAATCGAGCAGCCAGTTTGATTGATGCAATGGAACAAGAAGGTATTATTGGGCCACCACAAGGTAGTAAACCACGTGAAGTTAGATATCGCACAATCGAGGAATACGAAGAAGCAAATCAAAGTTCATAA